GATGATTCCACAGAAGAAAAGCAATTtttacaaatttacaaatgtCTGCTGTAATTTCTCAATAGATGTGAATCATCTGTGCTTTTTCTCCCTGTGTTTCGGTGGCCAATGGCCTGATGCCTAATTCAGGGGGCCCTGGTGGGCTTTTTAAGCGGCATTGCCCTGTCTCTGTGGGTTGGGATAGGAGCCCACTTGTACACCCCTTCAGTAAACTACAAGCAGCCACTGCACCTCAGCACAGATGGCTGCAACCTTACCATGACTGACGGGAGGCTAAACTGGACCTTAAGTAGAGAAGAGTCACCCATCGTCAGCACTGTCTTGCAAGAGGATCCAGAATACAGGTGAGTTGTGAAATGTAAGCTGCTTGTACAGTAGATGAGATAAACCAAAAGGAAGTACTGCAGGTTCCTTCTCACAGAGGTTGCAGTTGCTATATATCACAACGCCAGTGTAAACAATAGCTAAAATAGTGAGCCGTGTTGCCCATAAATGTTGTGGGCACTTCAGCTGCTATGCAGTGGTGTACAACTAGACCAGAAGCACTGACCGTGAGGTGTGGTACTTCTTTGACAGGACAAACGTCAATGAGTGGTACTCTCTGTCCTACCTGTACTTCAGTGTAGTTGGGACCATCACAGTAATGGCGGTCGGCATTATCGTTAGCCTGCTAACAGGTACTGGTCGCCTCTTGTCCGCACACTAATGTTTCATTTGTCCTTTCCCCTGTTTCTCTGTTGTCAGCTCATGCAGCACCTCATGTCAGTCACCATTTTGTGATTGAATGGCCtgaactgttgtttttttgtcttttttaacCAGGAAGTAAGAAGCTGACACCAGAAATGACCCTGAAAAAGGAGGATTTGACCTGTTACTACTTGTATAGCACCTTGAAACAGAAAATTTCCCAGGTGAAAAGTTTCATCACCATAAATACACTGGCAGAAAGGTTCTTCCCCAGGAGGTAATAGTAAGTTTGTTAGCAAAATGTGAATTTACCTATTTTTGCATGGTTTCTTTTCCTAGGCAATGAAACGTACCAGTAATCTGGACTTGAACAAGCGTGGTGAGAAAGACTTTGGAAGAAACAATCCTGCTTTCTGCAGTTCTGAGCTGGACCTCTCTCAAGTGCGAGTTAGACGAGGCAGTTTTTCTCCCTGAATTACATCCAGCAGCCTTCTTTCCTGCCGCAAGACTGCAGTAATCTCTTGccttcttttttttatatatatatttttgaattATCGAAAATGGTGGGCTTTTAACCTTATATATACCTAGTGTCGTTTTCAATGATTAAATAAAATGGGACCCATTGAGTCAAACACTGCAGTTGTTTCAAACTGACAAAATGAATAGAGTAGGATGATATCAGTGGCTGAGACAGCAGCACTCGATCATGCACATCCGTGTGCCACTTCTCGGAGCGTAAGGTCAGTGTATGAGTACTCCGTCGCACTAACCCTCCAGTCGTCTGCTAACTCTGTCTAAGTGTGTGCACTGTTGACACAAGGAACACCAAGCACGGTTTTTGTTTCTCCAAAACTTTATTGAACTTAGCATAGTAAAACAGTTTACATTACATaacaataaatgtaaattaaatgaatatatCAGTCTATCAAAAGTATTAATGTACaacataaagaaaaaataacagaaattacAGGggtatacagctctggaaaaaaaaagagaccacgctatattttttaaaataacagcattttaaaatcccggtttaatcctggttctgctggctaCACTGAGTGGCAGGTTACTCTGAGGCTCAAAAGGTCTAAGTCACTGGTAcagaagaacaaggtgaagcaggagacactggcaatgaccaaaaaccagccaggtagaaggcaaaagtgactttctaatgccagagatgaccgtcaacttatccggcagtgcctcataaatcggaggatgacatcaagtgaccttcaaaaggaatgggaaacattatgCAGTGTggagtgcactgctaggacagtttgtatcaggctgcTGGAAGCAGGACTGGAGGGTTATGTAGCAAGGAACTAAGTTCTtaatcaatgagaagcaggaaAGAGGCTGGATTTTGCAAGAAAATGAACATTTTACACAGGCGCATACCCATACACTGCgaaatgaatgaaacaaaagTTTGTTGTGGTCTCTTAATCTTTTCCAGAACAGCATATTTATTACATGTCTATGGTTATTTTTTTCACATATTGTACTTCTGTTTATTGctttaaaattctttttttattatttctagTAAGCAAAGTAATGTAAATATATCATAATCTGGCCTTTCTTTAGCCTGTTTACATTTGTGTAAATGATATTTGCCATATATTATGAAAATATTGTCATGGGGAATTATATTAGAATATTAGAATTCAGATTATTTTCATAGCAAATAATTCCTTACATGACAATTTAATATTCATTACAGTCATTCTTATGATGTGATGTTTAAAATCAAGCCAAGAATGTCTTGTGTAAATACATCAATACAATAAACGTTCAGTagtttctgtttctttttgGCTAGATGTACAATTTCCATCAATATCTTTCTATATTTTTCAAGAAATCTGTTAACTGGGTATATTACATGAATTAATTACTTTTCTAAATTTGTTGGTGATACAATATCTTTTTCCCATTTTCCATGCTAATGTCACAGGAGGAAACATCTGAGTGAAAGAGACGTATTAACTAAATCAGTGTTATGGCTATTAATGGTAATTTCAATTAAATTGATCTTAAGTCAACAGGCACATGCAGtgatgggggggctgggggtgcctAAGTAACTACCCGTTTCACCTGAAAGAATAAAGGTGCCCCCCGATGTTCTTAGTGCCTTTTTTGATAGCCCTTTCGTGCATAAACGCCCGCAAGGTTTCACTATCCCGCCATATATACAACATACATACCCAAATGTCATTTTCAGTGTCAAATTGACAAAGTGAATAGAGTATGACGGTAGCGGTGGTTGATACTGCAGCGCTCATGTATGTCCGTTTGCCACAAGAACAGGTTGCCAGATACAGCAGTTTGCCGAACCCACCACACGGCGAAACTCCTCAGGATCCCGGCTGGCGACCCCCCAGgtagacacacggtccagtgCCACACTCCAGAAATGACCATCCcccagccaggtgttacgtgggtgtcccctcggcctggtccagccgcttggatcctcagcaatgaggatcctgtgagccggatcaccaTCAGGGAATCGCACCACATAGCTGTAATGCCGTAACTGATGCTCCGTCACAATGcgggtaatgtgcctcatttgggactcctctagcaaccgctcattcgacacaaagtcaaaccagtggcACCCtaggattctccaaagagacacagtactgaaggagtccagtcttcacctcagctcactggacagtgtccatgtctcacagccatacaacAAGACaaggagcaccaggactctaaagatttggacctttgtcctcttgcaaagatatcaggagtgccacacacccctttccagcgacctcatgacccccccatgctcttccaatccatCTGACTTCAttggaagagtcaccagagataTGAATGTCGCTGCCGAGGAAAGTAACTCTCGCAAAaaggtcgacattctcccctcagacagacacactactgatggccgtgcctaagaagtcattaaaggcctggatgctggtctttatccaggacacccacAATCTATTCCTTCAGTCCTCAAACACTGACTACTTCTGTGatttttgtaaattaataaAAGAGACCATAGTTCACCTCTTTGTGACTTATGCAAAATGCTTTTGGATTGATTTAGAGAATTGTTTTTTGGAGGATTGGTAAGAAAGTGATTTTCTGGGATGTACATATTTTAGTTCAATTTTCTGACACTTggacaaaaaaacaacatcttTTCGTACAACTACTTATAATGTTTGGAAGCATCATATACAGAAAAGAACTGGAGCAAGGTCACGTTTTGGAAATTTCCTCAGAGAATTTAAAgactacactgtcagaaaaatagGGTTCAACCCTGGTACAGTTTTGCTGcccaacattaatgtacccccaatgttCTTCAGAGAACAGAAATGTTCGCTACCAAAAGTTGGTTAGAGGTatatttacctacagctaggacACAATTGGTAAATCCATAatggtacagccccagtgacaagtaattgtaccctcaaaggtacaaatttgtgctttttttctgacagtgtacagCAACTCCATTCGAAAGTTCTGAAACACGGGGGCGACCAAGATGGCATCTTAAGCCATACCCCTGTGGAGAAGCTCTGGAAACTTTTTGAGCTATGTTTAGAACTCTGTCCTTTGTCATAGGACACATCTCACTTAGTTACGACTTAGTTATTAACCTGTGGTGGTTTCTAATTTGTCTTTTTCACCATTATTTGATTTACCTGTGATGGAGGTCGACGATGAAAGTATTCATAAGGCAATGCATAGTTATGCTAAGAAATGTCTGAGCTTCGACTTTGATGAAGATTCACGTGCTTTACCGTCGCCTGAGACTCCTGACAGGCAACctgtaaaaaagaaataatcCGAGGACTGTGCTTCTGTAATGTTAGCGGCAAAAGAAAGAATTGAGAGAAAACTGGAAGAAATCATCAGAAAACTGCACTCGATGGAAACTGTTCAAGGACAGTCAAGGATAACATGCTCACGATTAAAACTGTGGCTGACTCGATGCAGATGAAGTGGCTGCGACAGGGAATGTGGACTCTATCAGTGAATGAGTTACGGTACTTGAAAAGGAAAACAGCGTGTCGCACTCCAGGTGTGATGAACTCGATGCTTACAAGAGAAGATGGAATCTGAGAGTCGTGGGCATTGAGGAGCGCGAGGGCGAAAATGTTAAACAGTGTGTGATTGACTTGTTTGTGTAATTGTTGAGATTTCTCCGGAGATTGCATCCCAGCTCCCGGCTGTGGTTCATATCACACACAGGCTTGGTCCACAGTCTGATAAGAACAAAATCCCTCAGATAATTATCGTCCAATTCCTCTCACGTACATGTCGTGATAAAATTTAGAAAGGCGGCAAAACATCAATAATtctacaacaaaagaaaataaagatcTTGGAGGATCTCTCACAGGGGACCAAAGATGCGCATGAGAAACTTTGTCCGTTGGTAGAGCAAGCTCGAAAACAAGGGAAAAGAGCAGGTTTTCAAGGTGTGTTTGCAGTAATAGATGGAAAGAGAATTACTGTGAAGGACATAGAGATTCCTATTTGTGTGCTCTAACGCGTAGTATCGTTGCTGTCATTTCTGGCTGCAACGTCGTAGTTTATATTGTGTTAATAATTAtaacacaatataatataacacAATATAATGTTATAACACTGTATTGTTTAGTGAACAAGGTCACAGCATTCAGATGGTGTGCTTGGTaaattttcatttgaatgacaaaaaGTTCTCTGGTCAGCATATTTCAACTTGTGATTTGTTTGACGAAACTGCCTTATTAAATCTGAAGCTTGTTATTTTGTGATACTTCTCCAGTTTAGAAAGGGTTCCCATAGTTACGCATTGCATTTTTCCTGAGTAGCTAAGGTTATAGCTGTTACATTGCATGTCTTTCTTACTGTTTTCTCTTAATGCCAGGGGTCTTAAAAATCACATGAAAAGAAAAGCACTTTTTCTGTTTGCAAAAGAGCACAAACCTGATTTTTGCTTTCTTCAAGAATGTCACTGCACTTTAGAGGATACAAAATTCTGGAAATTACAATGGGGTGATGATGTGTCACATGGTACAGAACGATCAGCTGGTGTGGGTATATTTAAATACTGATTTGGTGGGGACGTTATGCAGTCTGATTTAGATCCTGTAGGTCACTTTGCTGCTGTAATTTCATTGAtcaatggttttttttttagtctttgtttatcccctTTTGGTTTTTGTAGTGTtcttagtgttttctgttttgtttaataaaccgcCGTCTGGTGAGCCTCAAGTACTGTAGGTTGTCcacattttctgttctgacctgcactatgcctcgtcCTCACACGAAACCCGCTCAAGTCCAAACAGGTCTCGTCCCTAAATATGCAAAGTTCTGTAAATTACATAATTCCTTTCTAGAATTTTCATCTgttaatgaaaaaataaaagaatttaTCAAGgtattttggacaaaagcacaAACTGAAAGAGCTTGCAAGGTTAACTGGGAAATAGGAAGGTTTTATAGAAAATTTGGTTCCAATTTGGCAAAAAACTAGAAGAGAAAAAGAACTGGTTCTCAGCAAATTAACTTCTCTCTCATCAAAGAATTCTCTCAGATGTTGAGAAACACGAATATGCTAAACTTCAAAATGAGCTGGATGAGATATAGGCCTATATAGAAGAAAGACTGTATGAGCTTATATTAGGTCTAGAAGTAAATGGCTCGAAGAGGGAGAGCAGAATTCTTATTTTTTCAGATTGGAGAATAGACGATTCCATTCCTCTGGTCTTAAGTTAATCGTTGATGGCACCATTACTGAAGACCCAAAGAAAATCGCTTACTTTTGTGCTAATTTCTTTAAGAAGATTTATTCTTCAACTTATTCTAGTGAAAAGACCGATTCTTTGTTGGACTCCATTGAAAACTGTGAAATTGTAACATAAGCTAAGAAGTTCTTATGTGAAGATAACATCTCGCATTATGAGGTTCTGTCTGCTATCAATGCATTATAAACTAACAAATCACCAGGTAGTGATGGATTTACAGCTGAATTTCATAAAGCTTTTGCTGAATAATTAGATCCCTTTTTATTAGAAGTCTTTAAGGAAAGTATAGAAGATTCATTTCTCCCTCCTACTATGATTCAAGGAGTAATAACATTGATTCCTAAACCTAACAAAGATCCCTTATTGATAGAAAATTGGCGTCCAATTACACTtcttaataattattataagaTTCTCTCTTTACTCTTTGTAAAAAGATTTAAAGCCACCCTTGATTCTATTATAGATTAAACACAATGAGGTTTTATGAAAGGCTATCATATTGCAAATAATATTCAATTAATAATAGACTTATTGGACTATAGTGATTTTATTTACAGCTCTGACAGCTTCATTCTTTTACTTAATTTTCAGAAAGATTTTGATTCAGTTgaacataattttattttgaaatccttaAGGAAATTTGGCTATGgaaattatttttgtaaattagtTAGGAAAATGGAAACAGCACCATCCAATTGTAACATGGCACGTCACCACGGTTTAATATGTCACGAGGGATACGTCAAGGCTGCACAATTTCCCCTTATCTGTTTTTGATAGCCTCCCAGATACTTGCTAATTATTTGGATAGTAGTGCTTTACAAGGTATTACAGTCGCAGGTAGGCAATTTCTTATTAGTCAATTAGCGTATGACACTACGCTTTTTTTAAAGGATGAGTCTCAGGTCTCAGTTGCTTCGAATGCCATAAAAGTGTTTTCTGTGGCATCTGgttacaaatataaataaatgtgaaataatgTCTCTCACTAGAAACAACAATAAAGCATCCATATGCAATATTTCGGTTAAAGATCAAGTGACTTATCTAGGGATGAAAATCTCAAAAGATGACAAAGATAGATCATTGTTAAACTTTGAGCCTATATTGGAGAAAACAAGAAGAAAGCTGAACTCTTGGTTGCAGAAAGACTTATCGCTTCTATCTAAAGCTGAAATCTGTAATGATGAATAATGGGCAAAATGCTCAAGCTTTATTGACTTCTCAACTTTAAACAAAATGTTCAAAGTTAATTGgataaaacattatttaaaaactCCAGATTCTATTTGGAATATTATTCTCTCTTTTATGTTTTCAAAAGTTGGCGGTCTGAAATTATTGCTTATGTGTAATTATGAGATTTCTAAAATCCTCCTAAAATTGTCAAACTTTCATAAGCAAATGTTGCTGTCCTGGTTCCTCATATTCAAACACAACTTCTCTCCTCATTCCTATTTTATTTGGAACAACAGGGATATTCTATACAAACATAAATCTGTATTTTTTGAGAATTggtataaaaataatatactTTTAGTAAGTCAACTATATAGCAGAGCTGGTCAGCTTTATCACTATTTTATCACTATTCTAGTTTCTGACCGTTTTTGAAATCCCAGTAAGCGCTAAAGAATTTGCCATTGCTTGTGATTCCATTCCCTTATGGAGTAGTTATGTTGTTGAAGAATTTTTACTCTAATAATCGGACTGTTCCATCTATGGATCCTGTTGAATCTGCTGTTGGTAAGGTGTGTTTTTCTACATGCTTCTCaagaaataataatagaaaaattaAGACACTTTACCCAAAACTACACCACTGTTGCATATGTTGTTTCATACTGGAATGACGTAGTGGATAATATACCCTGGTAAAAGGTGTGGACTTTACCTTCTAAGTAAGTTAATGTTTCTCTTAGCAAAATTTTATATTCATAAATGTAAATAGAATAAATCTAATCCATTTTCCCTGTGTACAAATTGGACctaattaattatataaatttaaTCAGAAAATCTAAAAAGAACAATCAGAACTGTATCCTCATTTGATGGTTTTTAATTTGACGTATAGACGTAGTGCTGAAATGTTCTTTCATATTTGGTATTGAGATGATAATCTTTGACTTTTTAATAACTCggctgtatgttgttttttctgtgttttgttcttgttttgtttaatactctctctataaaatatattacctgtacttgttaagcattggaaataaaataaattaattaaaaaaataataataataattttttaaaaagttctgGAAAACTGAAGCGGCGGACACTGTCTATGCGCGTGCGCAGGAAGGGACAACGTTTCGTTGGAAAGGCAGTTTCGCGGCGCCCCGGCACGCGGGTGTGACGTATGAGTAAAACGCAGGAAGTCATTCAGTTCTGCTGAGGAAGCAGGAAGCGTCTGGCTGTAAGTTTTCTTAGGCACTGAATGAATGTTATGGTGGGCCTTTAATAGTCATTTAAGTGACGTTTATGGTAAGCCAGGGACATCTCTGTTTTGATGTTTATCTCAAACATTCCTCAGATTATGGGATTTCGGTACAAGCATTCCGTCGCCGTTTAGTTTACCTTAGCGTGGTGGCTAACTACAGTTCTGTTGCGCTTGTTGCACCATCTTCTGGTAATTGGTTACTTTAACGAGGTACATTGTCGCAATATTTAGGGTATGCAAGAAGCTAATAATAAACGTTGATTTTATTTGAGTGGATCTAATGACGCTGTAATCAAAACATTGATATCCCCGTGTTGCTTTCAGTCTTAACtagccggtgttctgtcgatatatgctgccttgtcgaaaaatgctaccgcagtgctaatcgatagccctaatcctaaccctaactcttaccctaaccgtaacccccccccaaaacccctaaaacccttaccttaaccctaacccctaaaacctaaccctaatcccaagacggtggaactgcacatgcgcagaaaggctcgatagcacttctcgataggtagtattttatgacagaataCCTGCTCTTATGaaagccggtgttctgtcgagttgagctactttgtcgagttaggctaccgtagtgctaatcaatagccctagccctaaccctaaccacccaaaaccccctaaaacccttaccttaaccccaaccctaattccaagacggtggaactgcacatgcgccgaaaggctcgatagcacgtttCGATAGCTAGCTCAACTGGTCAGAACACCCGCACCAGTAAATTTATTCATGTTCTCTAGGTTGTTTTCGTACATTTGTGAACCACAGAGATGTCTCTATTACTGGCACTGTAGATATTTGATGGTCGGTCACTCCTGTACAGGGGCAAAGATGAGTCTCAGATTGGAGGACTGGGCCTATAGTTTTTTTGAGGCTGAGGAACCTACGGAAATGAACCAGGCTCGTCTACTGAACGACAGTGACCTACTCTTTCTCAGCTCCAGTGATGACTTTCAGTCACCAACCACAGTCATCCCTGAGACACCCAGGTAATGCCGTCACTCGTGCTGTCAAATGGCTTATGGTTATATGAACAATCTTCCCATTGCTGTTTATTGCTGGTTGATATTATAATATAGCAGTCTTTACCTTGCTGTATTGTTGATTGTTTAAATGCAGAACTGCACTATGTGTATAAAGCATTGTGTCCACCCCCCTGTTTTGTGCTTTCCGGTGTTTTGCACTGTGAAAACCCTCCCTTGGTCTTTTGCTGTCTGTACGTTGCACTGTGGTTCTAGGGGAACATTATTTCATGCCACTGTATGTGTATGGATGGTCTGACAGTAATTCAAGTGTTATATTagtgttttttcttcttctttcctTTCCCTACCTGGAGATCTGGACGTGGGGCAGATACACCAGAGGATCTCATACAGGTGAGTGTGGCTCTTCCCCATTGACTTGGCTGCTCCAGCCACCCAAGCCTTTCCACCCATGCAGTAGTGGCCTAGAGACATGAGTGAACAGAGGCTCAGCTGTGCCATCAGCTCCCGTGTCTGATCTGAATTTATGTGACACCCTTTCGGTCATTCCAGGGTGCAGGGGATCCCTCCGAACGGAGCGTGACGCCGTCATACCGATGGGCCAAGCGCCGGAGGTTGTCCTTCATGGCAGCAGATTCACAAGCTGACTCAGATGATGGATCTACTGCGGGTTCAGCTGGGGGTGGCTGTGGGAGGGGAGTTGCTCCCTTAAGCACAGCACATGGATTTGCTACCTCATCTCTGGTCGCCCCAAGCACCCCGGTGTCCCGTAAATGTAGGATTGCGCCCCCATCATCCTCCGTAGTGGCTTGTGCGTCTCTTGGTtactcagccaatcagagagctgATGTCGATGGTGAGAAACAGCCCTCTGACTTCGCCCCCAACATGAAGTGCAGATCAATGAGGTGCAACAAAGGCTCTGAGCAGCACCCCAGTGCAGCCACACGGCCCAGGTCCAGGGCCTCCAAGCGGACCTCGAGTACCATCGTGTCCCACTCACCGGGCCCCTCCAGCTCAGTGTGCGAACTGAGACAGCCCAGGATCCCAGGTAAGGGGAGGAAATAATTTCTTCACAGAGCAAGGAAGTTACACAAGTTTTTCTTTGACCGGATGAGCACGATGAGACTGTTTTTTCCGCAGCGGACGATCGGGCTTCTTGTTCGAAGCAGCCGGCCAGAACATCAGGAGAACAGGAAGAGATTGTCATCAGTGACGACGAGGATGTCATTTTCCAGGCCATGGTGCGTTCAGCCCAAGAGGAAGTGGATGAGGCTTTTGCCCGAAGGCTCCAGGTAAGCATCTGCCTGCCATCTCCAGGCCGGTGAACTTTGAGAAGCATATAACCTTTGAACTCCTGCAGGCACAGTTTGATGAAGAGGAACGAGAGCTGGCCTCCTTCCGTTCGTCCCGCAACCTGGTCAGTACCTGTAGAATTTGGTACTTACTCTTCATGCGAAGCTTACAGGCCAGTGTCTAACAGGGTCTATCTCCCTCTGCAGTATGACAGGCCTGGTCAGATAGCCTGGATACCTTCTCCTCTGTCCTCATTTGTGAACTCCTATCCAGGACTATCTGAGTTTCTGGAATTGGCAGAAGGTATGCCTGCTTTATCCTTAATTTGAACTCTGTCTTGAAATGTGGGTTAATGGCACTTGTGACTGTGTCTTAGCAGCGAGACCTGCTAGACGTGGGCATAGATTCCGGGGCTCCCGTGGGTCCCGCCAGAGGCATCCGGACCTATTTGATGACAGCCGGGGAGACAACTATGAGGTAGGACCCTGTTGGCTTTCACAAGACCGGCGAATACAGCCTACCCTGAGCCaccatcagaatcagaaaaaaactttattgatcccaggagGGAAATCGCTTATGCTACAACTGCATAGATAGACAAACACTATTGGACACAATGAACGCTATATAACAAGATGGAAAAAgtaatacagacactcctctacttacgaacgagatacgttccgaactaccgttcgtaacttgaaatgttcattagtcgttattcaacataattttaagggtatacacaagtacaaagaacgTGGATGCTGGGAGTATACACGCTACGCTGATGGTCGgcgggagtagcagccagaGGTCATACTAGGCAGAACTGGCGCGTAGAACAAAatttgatgttgcggacaggaaacagaagcccaacgaacacaatttggacttgcagtcctcttcgttcgtatgtctgaaagttcgtaaatAGAGGAGCGCCTGTATATCACAAACTACAATATAAACTCTTTAGGAGAAATGTCCAGATCAATGAGGTGCAGCAAAGGCTCTGAATAGAACCCCAGTGCTGCTCCTAGCGGACCTTGAGCACCATGAATTGTCCAGCCCCTGCCCACTGTTTCCTGTATCCAGGCTCTTCTGGCTTTTGAGGAGAGCCAGGGTGCTGTTATTGCCAAGAAGACCATGAGCACCATAGAGATCCAGAGGCTGCCCATAAAAACATTTGAACCAGCCTACAGTGCAGGGAAGATCACGTGAGTCTTGAGTTAATTCTGCCTCCACAGGCTTTTTGCTGTTAACGAGGGAGTGTATTTGTCGTGCTGATTTCCTGTGATGGTTTCTGTGTGGGCAGGTGCCAGATTTGTTTCTCAGAATATGCGGAAGGAGAAAAATTACGGACTCTTCCCTGTCTCCATGACTACCATGTACAATGCATCGATCGGTGGTTAAAGGTAGACCTATTATTTTATCGGTGAAAATTATAGTTACGAGCTGGGCATATCGGTAACGATGGGAAGGGTTTTCAGATCTTTTACCCCAATCAGAAGCATTTTTGATGCCAGCTATGGGTTTGTGCAttgctgaattttttttttcttcctataGGAAAATGCCACTTGTCCTGTATGCCGAGTGGATGTGTCAGAACTTGGTAGCTAAGGATCCCACATAATAGGAAAGCCAGTGCCTACCTCACTAACAGGATTATTTAACTACATTTGAGGGAAGTGACTGACCTCAACAAGCCACACAGAAATCAACTTTAATCATCCTGGAAAACAAAACCGGAAAGCAAAGAACTCTGAAGCTTTCTTTACCTTGAACCTTTTTATGTGTattgaaataaacattttataaaaaaacattttgtctATAAACTTTTATTGCAAATGaggatttttttatatacatatactgtataaacaaaaatgaaataacCATTTTGGTACGGAATAGACAGCTGGAGCAAGTTGTCTGGGGAATTTAGTGCTGTTATTCTGACAGCCCCCTTTCTGGTTAAATACTTTACatcaggggtgtccaatcttatccgcaaagggccggtgtgtatgcaggtttttgggataacctgtaggtcagctgttcaaacccaggtgtaaggactcttcagccaatcagtcctctaattagtaatctaattagggagttgcagcgaaaacccgcatacacaccggccctttgcggataagattggacacccctgctttaCATTGTACAACTTGGGGGGGGGAAACTTGGGAGAGTTTTTGTTTTAAACACTTCATACAATATGAATACTTTCCAGTAGCTAAACCCTTGTGTATACATGGACGTACTTCAACTTCTCAAGTGCAACAACGCAGACAGCCTTGACCTGGCA
This window of the Paramormyrops kingsleyae isolate MSU_618 chromosome 1, PKINGS_0.4, whole genome shotgun sequence genome carries:
- the LOC111846501 gene encoding uncharacterized protein isoform X2 encodes the protein MLWWAFNSHLSDVYGAKMSLRLEDWAYSFFEAEEPTEMNQARLLNDSDLLFLSSSDDFQSPTTVIPETPRSGRGADTPEDLIQGAGDPSERSVTPSYRWAKRRRLSFMAADSQADSDDGSTAGSAGGGCGRGVAPLSTAHGFATSSLVAPSTPVSRKCRIAPPSSSVVACASLGYSANQRADVDGEKQPSDFAPNMKCRSMRCNKGSEQHPSAATRPRSRASKRTSSTIVSHSPGPSSSVCELRQPRIPADDRASCSKQPARTSGEQEEIVISDDEDVIFQAMVRSAQEEVDEAFARRLQAQFDEEERELASFRSSRNLYDRPGQIAWIPSPLSSFVNSYPGLSEFLELAEARPARRGHRFRGSRGSRQRHPDLFDDSRGDNYEALLAFEESQGAVIAKKTMSTIEIQRLPIKTFEPAYSAGKITCQICFSEYAEGEKLRTLPCLHDYHVQCIDRWLKENATCPVCRVDVSELGS
- the LOC111846501 gene encoding uncharacterized protein isoform X1, giving the protein MLWWAFNSHLSDVYGAKMSLRLEDWAYSFFEAEEPTEMNQARLLNDSDLLFLSSSDDFQSPTTVIPETPRSGRGADTPEDLIQGAGDPSERSVTPSYRWAKRRRLSFMAADSQADSDDGSTAGSAGGGCGRGVAPLSTAHGFATSSLVAPSTPVSRKCRIAPPSSSVVACASLGYSANQRADVDGEKQPSDFAPNMKCRSMRCNKGSEQHPSAATRPRSRASKRTSSTIVSHSPGPSSSVCELRQPRIPADDRASCSKQPARTSGEQEEIVISDDEDVIFQAMVRSAQEEVDEAFARRLQAQFDEEERELASFRSSRNLYDRPGQIAWIPSPLSSFVNSYPGLSEFLELAEAARPARRGHRFRGSRGSRQRHPDLFDDSRGDNYEALLAFEESQGAVIAKKTMSTIEIQRLPIKTFEPAYSAGKITCQICFSEYAEGEKLRTLPCLHDYHVQCIDRWLKENATCPVCRVDVSELGS
- the LOC111846501 gene encoding uncharacterized protein isoform X3; this translates as MSLRLEDWAYSFFEAEEPTEMNQARLLNDSDLLFLSSSDDFQSPTTVIPETPRSGRGADTPEDLIQGAGDPSERSVTPSYRWAKRRRLSFMAADSQADSDDGSTAGSAGGGCGRGVAPLSTAHGFATSSLVAPSTPVSRKCRIAPPSSSVVACASLGYSANQRADVDGEKQPSDFAPNMKCRSMRCNKGSEQHPSAATRPRSRASKRTSSTIVSHSPGPSSSVCELRQPRIPADDRASCSKQPARTSGEQEEIVISDDEDVIFQAMVRSAQEEVDEAFARRLQAQFDEEERELASFRSSRNLYDRPGQIAWIPSPLSSFVNSYPGLSEFLELAEAARPARRGHRFRGSRGSRQRHPDLFDDSRGDNYEALLAFEESQGAVIAKKTMSTIEIQRLPIKTFEPAYSAGKITCQICFSEYAEGEKLRTLPCLHDYHVQCIDRWLKENATCPVCRVDVSELGS